GAAGCATCTCGCCTTCTCTGGCCTTGACGACTTTTCCATTTATTATTATAGATACCATATTCCACCCTGTTAATTTATTTCAATGGCGTCATAATTACAGATATCATAACACGACCCGCATTGGGTACATAAATCCTGATCTATAATATGTTTCTTTTTCTTTTCGCCGGTTATGGCATCAACGGGACAAACCGCAATACAGGCCAGGCAGCCGGTACAGGCGTCGGTAATATCGAACCTTATCAGGCTGCGGCAGATGCCGCCGAGGCATTTCTTATCCCGAATATGCGCCAGATATTCATCGCGGAAATACATTATAGTACTGACAAACGGATTCGGCCCGGATTGACCCAGTCCGCACAGGGATGCGCTCTGGATAACCTTGGAAAGCCTTTCCATCAGCACCAGATCGTCCTCCTCGGCTTTTCCTTCACATATCCTGACACAGAGATCATGCAGTTGGTACAGGCCTTCCCGGCACGGAACGCACTTGCCGCATGATTCCTCGACCAGGAAATTCAGGAAGTACCTGGCCACATCGACCATGCAGGTGCGGCTGTCCATGACAATCATGCCGCCCGAACCCATCATCGATCCGGCCTCGGTCAAGGTATCGAAATCGACCTGCAGATCAAGCTTTTCGGCGGGAAGACAGCCGCCCGACGGGCCGCCGGTCTGGACTGCCTTGAAATCTCTGTTCTTGTCGATTCCGCCGCCGATTTCATAGATGATTTCCCTTAGCGTAATACCCATTGGGACCTCTATTAAACCGGTGTTCTTGACCTTGCCCGCCAGCGAGAAGGCTTTGGTTCCGGTGCTCTTTCTGGTTCCGATGGAGGCGAACCAATCGGCGCCTTTTTCCATGATGACCGGTATCGTGGCAAAAGTCTCGACATTGTTCAGGACCGTCGGCTTGTCGTGCAGTCCTTTCTGCACCGAGCGAATATACTTGGCGCGCGGTTCGCCGACTTCGCCGGCGACCGATCTCATCAATGCCGATGATTCGCCGCAGACAAAGGCGCCGCCGCCGCGGCTGATCCTGATGTCGAATTTAAACCCGGTCCCCATGACATTGTCACCCAGAAGATTATGTTCCCGGGCCGCCTCGATGGCCTTCTGGAGACTAATCACCGCCAGAGGATACTCTTCACGAACATAAATATATCCTTCGGTCGAGCCGATGGCATAGGCGCAGATAATCATCCCTTCCAGAACCGTATGTGGATCACCCTCCATAATGCAGCGATCCATAAAGGCGCCGGGATCGCCCTCGTCACCGTTGCAGATCACGTACCTGATATCGGACTCGATACTCGCGCAACTGGCCCATTTCCGCCCGGTCCCGAAGCCGCCGCCGCCGCGCCCTCTGATACCTGATTTGCTTACGGTATCGATGACTTCCTTCGGCTTCAAGTTTCCAAGGACCTTGGCCAGTGCACTGTAACCGCCTTCGGCGATATAGTCGGTGATTTTGTCGGGATCGATCCGGCCGACATTGCGCAGCGAGATTTTCTGCTGCCGTTTATAGAACGGGATCTCTTTATATTCAACAATCGGCTCTTTGTGCTTGTCATCGGTATAAAGCAGCCGATTAATCAATTCGCCCTTTTGAAGAGTCTGTTCGACAATTTTGGCGACATCACCCTTTTTGACTTTGGAATAAAATATCCCCTCTGGTTCGATAACAACGAGCGGCCCGCGGGCGCAGAAACCGTGGCACCCGGTTTTTTTCACCGACTCAACCGTGATCCCTTTAAGCTTTTTGTCTTTCAGGACCTTGTTGAACTCGGCCAGAATCTGGTCCGAGCCGCTGGCCAGACAACCCGGCCCGAGACAGACCAGCACTTTCTTTTTATGCTCCTCGGCCGCTGTCCGGCATTCTTTCTGCCATTGGTTCAGTTTTTTAATACTATCTATGTACATATCAATCCTTCTTCACCAATTTCAGCGCCTTGTCGCAGCGGACATTGCCGTGATATTTATTATTAACAATCATCAACGGCGCCATAGCGCAGGCCCCCACACAGTTGACCACCTCGACGGTATATTTAAGATCCCCGGAGGTCTCGCCCGGTTTAAGGCCGAGTCCGGTTTCGAGCTGCTCCAGAATAAGATCGGCCCCCTTGATATGACAGGCGGTACCTTTGCAGACACGGATGATATTTTCACCTCGCGGCGTCAGGCTGAAGGCATTGTAGAATGTCGCCACGCTGCAAACCTTGCTGAGTGGCACATTCAGCTCTTTGGCCGTTTCCTCCATGCCCATACGCGGGAGATATTGAAATTCGCACTGGATATCCTGAAGCACCGTAATAAGAGACCCCGGAATTTTGGGGCTGCGATTGATGATTTCTCTGACTTTATCTATCCTGATTACTTTGCTTACCATACCTCACCCCTATACACTGACCTGCTGCCTGATTATCTTGCGGCCCGCCTCGATTGCCTTGTGATTGATATCAATCAGGTTCTTCATTTTTCCCCCGCCCATCTTTTTGTCGAGCATTTTCAACAGCGTCTCGAAAGATACGACCGAGGTCGCTTCCACATAGGCCGCCAGCATGACCATATTGGTGACTTTGGCATTGCCCGCTTTCATGGCTATATCGTTGGCGGGAACCAGAAATTCCTTGATATCATCCCGCCCGGAAGTGACATCGATCAGTGAAGAATTAATCAGCAACAATCCGCCCGGCCGAATCATCGAACCGAATTTATCCAGTGACGGGCGGTTAAAAACACAGGCCGACATCGGATTATTGATGATCGGCGAACCGATCCGGCTGTCGGAGACAACCACGGTGCAATTGGCCGTGCCGCCGCGCATCTCCGGGCCATAGGATGGTATCCAGACAACCTGTTTGCCTTCTTCCATGGCGGCGTACGCGAGCAACTGGCCGGCCGTCATAACTCCCTGTCCGCCGAACCCGGCAAAGACAACTTCAATCTGCTTTGCCATAATCAGCCCTCCTCCCTTTCCGGATCTTTATAGATCCCGAGAGGATAATAGGGCTGCATGGCTTCGCCCACCCATTTGGTGGCGGCCGAGGGATCAATTCCCCAGTTGGTCGGACAGGTCGAAAGCACCTCTACGAGACTGAAACACTTGCCTTCTTTTTGAAGCCGGAACGCCTTCTTGATCATCTTTTTGGCCGCGATGATGTGCATCGGTGTATGCACGGCGGCCCGGGCGATGAACGCCGGCGTCCGCAATGTTGACAGCAGTTCGGCCATACGAATGGGATAGCCGGCCAATGAAACATCGCGCCCCATCGGGGATGTCGTGGTTTTTTGTCCCGGCATGGTGGTCGGGGCCATCTGCCCGCCGGTCATACCGTAGATGGCATTATTGACAAATATGACTGTGATTTTCTCGCCGCGGTTGGCGGCATGGACTATTTCGCCCATTCCAATCGAGGCCAGATCGCCGTCGCCCTGATATGTAAAACATATCATGTCAGGGCGGACCCGCTTGAAGCCGGTGGCCAACGCCGGGGCACGTCCATGCGGTGCCTCGAGAAAATCGCAGGTGAAATAATTATATATCAGGACCGAGCAACCCACCGGCGCGACCCCGACCGCTCGATCGCGAAGGCCGAGTTCATCGAGCGACTCGGCCACAAGTCGATGGATAACGCCGTGAGTGCACCCCGGACAATAGTGGGTGATATTCTCGCTCAGCGCCTCCGGCCTTTTGAAAATTGTGGTCGCATCATTTATCATAATATCCTCGTTTTATTGCGAAGATCACTTTTTCTTACCCAGTAACTCCCGGATTTTGTCTTTTACCTCATTTGGTGTCGGGACTATTCCGCCGGTCCGACCGAAAAAGTCAACCGGCTTCCTGCCCTGGACACACCGCTCGATATCCTCAACCATCTGGCCGACACTCATCTCAATCGTCAGGACCCTTTCGATATTTTTCTTCACGGCTTCATCATGGATGGCCTTTTCGGGAAAAGGATAGAGCGATATCGGCCGGAACAGGCCGATACTGATGCCTTCTTCTTCCATTTCATCGATAGCGGTCTGGCAGATTCTGGCCATGGTTCCATAAGCGGCGATCAGGATTCGGTTTTTATCGGATACTTTATACAGTTCATAACGGATTTCATTTTTCTTGATTTCTTTGTATTTATCGGCCAGCAGAAA
This sequence is a window from candidate division Zixibacteria bacterium HGW-Zixibacteria-1. Protein-coding genes within it:
- a CDS encoding NADH-quinone oxidoreductase subunit F — encoded protein: MYIDSIKKLNQWQKECRTAAEEHKKKVLVCLGPGCLASGSDQILAEFNKVLKDKKLKGITVESVKKTGCHGFCARGPLVVIEPEGIFYSKVKKGDVAKIVEQTLQKGELINRLLYTDDKHKEPIVEYKEIPFYKRQQKISLRNVGRIDPDKITDYIAEGGYSALAKVLGNLKPKEVIDTVSKSGIRGRGGGGFGTGRKWASCASIESDIRYVICNGDEGDPGAFMDRCIMEGDPHTVLEGMIICAYAIGSTEGYIYVREEYPLAVISLQKAIEAAREHNLLGDNVMGTGFKFDIRISRGGGAFVCGESSALMRSVAGEVGEPRAKYIRSVQKGLHDKPTVLNNVETFATIPVIMEKGADWFASIGTRKSTGTKAFSLAGKVKNTGLIEVPMGITLREIIYEIGGGIDKNRDFKAVQTGGPSGGCLPAEKLDLQVDFDTLTEAGSMMGSGGMIVMDSRTCMVDVARYFLNFLVEESCGKCVPCREGLYQLHDLCVRICEGKAEEDDLVLMERLSKVIQSASLCGLGQSGPNPFVSTIMYFRDEYLAHIRDKKCLGGICRSLIRFDITDACTGCLACIAVCPVDAITGEKKKKHIIDQDLCTQCGSCYDICNYDAIEIN
- a CDS encoding NAD(P)H-dependent oxidoreductase subunit E, which codes for MVSKVIRIDKVREIINRSPKIPGSLITVLQDIQCEFQYLPRMGMEETAKELNVPLSKVCSVATFYNAFSLTPRGENIIRVCKGTACHIKGADLILEQLETGLGLKPGETSGDLKYTVEVVNCVGACAMAPLMIVNNKYHGNVRCDKALKLVKKD
- a CDS encoding 2-oxoacid:ferredoxin oxidoreductase subunit gamma — protein: MAKQIEVVFAGFGGQGVMTAGQLLAYAAMEEGKQVVWIPSYGPEMRGGTANCTVVVSDSRIGSPIINNPMSACVFNRPSLDKFGSMIRPGGLLLINSSLIDVTSGRDDIKEFLVPANDIAMKAGNAKVTNMVMLAAYVEATSVVSFETLLKMLDKKMGGGKMKNLIDINHKAIEAGRKIIRQQVSV
- a CDS encoding 2-oxoglutarate oxidoreductase translates to MINDATTIFKRPEALSENITHYCPGCTHGVIHRLVAESLDELGLRDRAVGVAPVGCSVLIYNYFTCDFLEAPHGRAPALATGFKRVRPDMICFTYQGDGDLASIGMGEIVHAANRGEKITVIFVNNAIYGMTGGQMAPTTMPGQKTTTSPMGRDVSLAGYPIRMAELLSTLRTPAFIARAAVHTPMHIIAAKKMIKKAFRLQKEGKCFSLVEVLSTCPTNWGIDPSAATKWVGEAMQPYYPLGIYKDPEREEG